The genomic stretch ATGCTAATAATTATAGGAATTATAAAATATTTCCAAAGTTTTAATTTTGAAATTAAATTGACAGCTCCTAAATATGCTTTTATTGCAGAAAGTATATTTTTTATCATTAGCCTTGGTTTGCGTTAGCGATTGAAATGGCATCCTTTTTGCTTTTTCTGCAAAAAGATATAATGGAAAGCGCGACTTTGTTTTTTTTAACAAAGTAACGCCCAAATTACTTATTTAAATCATAGATTTATTACAATAAGTAGCTTGTTCAAAATTTCTAATATTCATAGAAATGATAGGCACATTAGGAAAAAGCGTTGTTAGTGTAGCTACAATAGCATAAGAAAGATCAGATTTTTGTTCTTCTGTTCTTCCTTCCATAATGTTACCAAAAACATGTATAAAATCTGCTTCGGCACTTTGTACTAAAGAATGTTTAAACGGATTTAGACGTACTTTAATATCATCTCTATCAAATAATCCGGTAGAAAATGCTGTTTCAAAAACAGCTTCAAGCACCTTTCTAGGTTCTTGAAGCTTTAAAATATTTTCTGAACAGTCTAAAATAAAATGAGGCATTTTTTAATTTGCTTTATATTCTTTTACCGCATCTACAAATGCTTTTGCATGATCTAACGGAATGTTTGGTAAAATACCGTGTCCTAAATTTACAATATACTTGTCTTTACCAAACTCGTTAATCATTTGAGTAACCATTTTCTTAATTTCTGATGGTGGAGAGAACAATCTTGTTGGATCGAAATTACCTTGTAAAGTAATGTTTCCGCCAGATAAATATCGTGCATTTCTTGCAGAACAAGTCCAATCTACACCTAATGCAGAAGCACCAGATTTAGACATTTCATTTAAAGCAAACCAACAACCTTTACCAAATGCAATTACCGGAGTAATATCTTTTAAAGCATCGATTATTTGCTGCATATATTGCCATGAAAACTCTTGATAATCTACGGGTGATAACATTCCACCCCAAGAATCAAATACTTGAACAGCGTCTACACCTGCCTCTACTTTTGCCTTTAAATACGCGATAGTTGTATCTGTAATTTTTTGTAATAAAGAATGTGCTACAACTGGGTTTGTAAAACATAATTCTTTTGCTTTATCAAAGTTTTTAGAACCTTGACCTTGTACACAATAGCAAAGAATTGTCCAAGGTGAGCCTGCAAAACCT from Polaribacter marinaquae encodes the following:
- a CDS encoding 5-carboxymethyl-2-hydroxymuconate Delta-isomerase, encoding MPHFILDCSENILKLQEPRKVLEAVFETAFSTGLFDRDDIKVRLNPFKHSLVQSAEADFIHVFGNIMEGRTEEQKSDLSYAIVATLTTLFPNVPIISMNIRNFEQATYCNKSMI
- the hemE gene encoding uroporphyrinogen decarboxylase encodes the protein MIKNDLFLRALKGETVDRPPVWMMRQAGRYLPEFMEIKHKYDFFTRCQTPELASEITVQPIRRYGMDAAILFSDILVIPQAMNIHVEMKPNFGPYLPNPIRTQKDLDAVIIPDIQDSLGYVMDAIKATKEKLNDEIPLIGFAGSPWTILCYCVQGQGSKNFDKAKELCFTNPVVAHSLLQKITDTTIAYLKAKVEAGVDAVQVFDSWGGMLSPVDYQEFSWQYMQQIIDALKDITPVIAFGKGCWFALNEMSKSGASALGVDWTCSARNARYLSGGNITLQGNFDPTRLFSPPSEIKKMVTQMINEFGKDKYIVNLGHGILPNIPLDHAKAFVDAVKEYKAN